The genomic interval GATTCACCCGGATGTCTACAGAACACACCTTCAAATTACTTGTTCCTGCTTGGATAAGAGTCTCCATACAATAGGAAAAGCGAGAATATACATTTAGCCGCATACACGTATCTCTACTAAATGCCCTAAACCCCGAAGCTGCATCGCGCACACTGGTTTTGGAGATCATTCTCAATGTAAAAGAGCCCAAGCTTTGCATCATTTTTTTGAATGGCGAAAACTCTTGGTGATCCTTAATGGGTCTGCAGCCAACCACTATATCGGCTGCCTTGCTTAAAATCGGTTGCACCAAAAGAGGGATATCCGCCCCACAATACTGATTATCTCCATCGGTATTCACCACAATATCCGCCCCATGTGCCAAGCAGAAGCGAACCCCCTCCATAAAAGTAAAGCCCAAACCCCTATTGCTGCCATTGGAAATAACATGATGAACTCCAGCTTGCCTAGCTGTCTCAATCGTTTTATCGGTACTTCCATCGTCAATTACCAAATACTCAATTGAGGAAATACCAGATATTTCTTTGGGTAGCTCCGAAACGGTTTGCGCTATGGTATTCTCTTCGTTATAACACGGAATTTGGATGATTAGTTTCATTTTGCTCTCTCAAATACATATTTGGAAAAGATGAATTTAGCCATAGAAAATATCACCACATTTAACAGTTGTGCCAAAATGTAGTATACGCCCCAAACCTGTACTAACAAGGCATATAACC from Candidatus Cloacimonadota bacterium carries:
- a CDS encoding glycosyltransferase family 2 protein; protein product: MKLIIQIPCYNEENTIAQTVSELPKEISGISSIEYLVIDDGSTDKTIETARQAGVHHVISNGSNRGLGFTFMEGVRFCLAHGADIVVNTDGDNQYCGADIPLLVQPILSKAADIVVGCRPIKDHQEFSPFKKMMQSLGSFTLRMISKTSVRDAASGFRAFSRDTCMRLNVYSRFSYCMETLIQAGTSNLKVCSVDIRVNPKTRESRLFSNAFEHIGKSGLTMLTMFILYRPGRFFFGLGSILMSMALIFGLRFVYLVYIAEATLGRTYLPSLILLSVLATLGSLSFIVGVLGEVLKYNRIISENNSYLLRRGIYDE